AAGGCCTCCCCCTGTCTGTCCCTGACAAGTACGGCAATCTTCTTAGCCATTCCCAAACCTCCTTTCATGCAAGTTTTTTATTCTTCAACTACCCTCTCGTCTTTATCTTGCCAAAAAGTATATAGAGATTCATAAGAAAAGTCAATCTTTTCTCAAGCAGAACTGCATCCGGTCTTCTGTGATTGCCTCTACAACCTGCCCGGGTGTAATCTCTCTCATACACCTCATGGTCTCACACGTTTTTCTAAAACAGGGGGAACAATCAATATCTGCCCTGAAGACCCTGTGTCCATCGCCGTATGGACCGGTCAGGACCTCGCTTGTCGGGCCGAACACTGCATAAACAGGCACTGACTGGGCTGCACCCATATGCATTGGGCCGGAATCATTGGACAGCATAAAAGATGCACCCTTTATGATGGAGAAGAGTTTTTTAAGGTCGGTCTTTCCAGCCATATTGATTGAACGACCTTCTGTATTTAAGGCTATTGTCCCCGCAATATCAACATCCTCCCTGCTACCAATTATAACGGCAGTAGCCGGCAGCGCCTTTATTACATCAATAAAATACCCAACAGGCCACCTCTTGGCGGGCCATCTTGCACCGGGGACTACTACGTAATAGGGGCCTTCCGAGTGAAACGTATCCTGAATCGGGGGCAGTGGAAAATCAACTCCGTCGGTATCTATTCCGATTAGAGAAGCAAGTTTAAGGTATCTCTCAACAGCATGGATGCCGGTTCCCCCTTTGACCTTAAGGTTATAGAAGAATGGACTCAATTCCCTTGCATCACTGAAGCCCACCCTCAGGCCGGCACCTGACAGCGCTGTGATAATACCACTTCTCAGCAAGCCCTGAAGGTCGATAACAAGGTCATAACCCTCAAGCCTGAGTCCCCTGAAAAGGGCGCCAAGCTCAGAGACCGTTGATATTAGCCTTGAAGGTCTTTTCCAGTTCTCCTTATGTATTACCCACAGACGCTTAATCATCGGGTGTCCCTGAAGTGCCCCTTCAAACCCCTTGGCTACAACCCAGTGCACCTCAGAGTCCGGCAAGGCGGTTTTAATGGCATTAAGTAAAGGCAGGGCGTGGATAATGTCACCGAGAGAGCTCGGCTTCACTATCAGTATCTTTCTGAACCTATGTGAATTTGATGGCATCAGGGGCTTCTCTGCCTCATCTCTCATGGGAATTTGTCCTGGGGACATCAGTATGCAGCCTGATCTCGGTCGACCATTTCTTTACAAGGCCCTTAAATGCCTCCTTATCACACATGTCCTTAACCCTTGAATAAATCTCGGCACAGAGTGAAAGATACCGTTCTT
This portion of the Nitrospirota bacterium genome encodes:
- a CDS encoding glycosyltransferase family 9 protein, with product MRDEAEKPLMPSNSHRFRKILIVKPSSLGDIIHALPLLNAIKTALPDSEVHWVVAKGFEGALQGHPMIKRLWVIHKENWKRPSRLISTVSELGALFRGLRLEGYDLVIDLQGLLRSGIITALSGAGLRVGFSDARELSPFFYNLKVKGGTGIHAVERYLKLASLIGIDTDGVDFPLPPIQDTFHSEGPYYVVVPGARWPAKRWPVGYFIDVIKALPATAVIIGSREDVDIAGTIALNTEGRSINMAGKTDLKKLFSIIKGASFMLSNDSGPMHMGAAQSVPVYAVFGPTSEVLTGPYGDGHRVFRADIDCSPCFRKTCETMRCMREITPGQVVEAITEDRMQFCLRKD